The Acidimicrobiales bacterium genome segment GTGCGGTGATGGTCGAGGTGGCTACCAACGAGGTCGTGGATCGGGAGGTGTCGTCGAGCAGCGACGACGGCCCGACTCTGGTCGACACGCTTGCCAACCTGGTGGTCGGACTTGGTGACCGAACCGGCCGCGAGGTGGCAGCGGTCGGACTGGGGGTGGCCGGCTTGGCCCACCGGTCAGGGGTTGTCCACTACTCCCCGAATCTTCCAGGCTTAGGCGGCTTTCCGATAGGCCCAGAACTTCAAGAGGCCCTGGGCGTGCCTGTGGTGGTCGGCAACGATGCCACCGCGGGAACGTTCGCCGAGTGGCGACTCGGTGCCGGCCAGGATGCCGACAACTTTGCCATGGTGACCCTGGGGACGGGCATCGGGACCGGGTTCGTGGTCGACGGTCGGCTCCTCCGGGGAGCAAGCGGCTTCGCCGGCGAGTCGGGCCACATGGTGGTGGACGTCGACGGCCCCGCGCACCGGACCGGGCAGCGGGGGCCGTGGGAGTACTTCGCCTCGGGGACGGCGCTCGACCGGTTAGGCCGTGAGGCTGCGGCCTCGGGCGAATTCCCCTGGGGGGTGGCCGAGGCCGGGGCGGTCGATGCGGTGGCCAGCCAGCACGTGGCTGCCGGGGCCGCTGAGGAGGAGGAGGATGCCCTGAGGATCCTTGACGGGTTCTGCCGGGAGGTGGGCCAGGGGCTGGCCAACCTGGTCCTGGTGCTGGACTTGGAGTTGGTGGTGATTGGTGGCGGGCTGTGCGGCATCGGTGAGCCATTGCGGGCCGGGGTCGAGCACTGGTTGCTGGAGTTGCTGCTGGGGTCCGAGTACCGACCCGCTGTCCGGGTGGTGCTGGCCGAGTTGGGGGCCGAAGCCGGAGCGCTGGGCGCGGCCCTGATAGCTACCGAGGTTCTCTAGCGGGACAGGGACGGCTCGGCGGGTCGGGGCCGGCCGACTCGGTTGCCGGAGATCGCTCGGCGGGCCGATGTTGCCACCAGCACCAGGAGGAAGACCACCACCGCGCTGAGGGCCATGGTCGCCCCGGCGGCGGTGTTGTGGTGATGGCCGATCAGGAGGCCGACCACCGCCGAGAACGTCCCGAGGGCCACCGCGGTGGTCATGATGACCGGCACCCGGCGGACCAGCAGGGTGGCGGTGGCCGGTGGGCCGACGAGGAAGGCGAAGACCAGAAGGTTTCCTACGGCTTGGAAAGAGGCCACGATCGAGAAGGCCAGAAGGGCCAGCAGGGCAGCGTGGGCCAACCGGGGCCGCAAGCCCAGGAGGCGGGCCTGGGACTCGTCGAAGGTCATGACCAGGAAGGGCCGGTGAAGGGCAAACGCTCCTCCCACGGTGATGACGGCGACGACGGCCTGTCGGCGCAGGTCATCCCCATCGACCTCGGTAATCGATCCGAAAAGGAACCTGCTCAGGTGGTGGAGATGGTCCTCGCCGCGCCCGGACATGATGACTAGGGCCAGGGCCAGGAAGCCGACGAAGAGGATTCCGATGGAGGTGTCCTCGGGCAGCGGAGAGCGGCTGCGAACCAGGTTGATGCCGACCACCATGGCCAGGGCGGCGACCAGTGCCCCGAGGTGGGTATCCACCCCGAGGATGAAAGCTACGGCGATCCCTGGCATCACCCCGTGGGCCAAGGCGTCCCCTAGAAAGCTCATCCCACGTAGCACCACCCAGGTGCCGATCACCGAGGTGGGGACGACGGCCAGGAGGGCCGTCAGGAGGGCGTTCCTCATGGAGCCGTCTGTGGTGAACGGTTCGATCCACCAGGTGGTGGGGTCGGTCAGGAACTCCACTGGCCGATCCACCCTGTCGGCTGGAGAGGCCGTGTCCGGTACATCACCGGCTGAGTATATGAGAATGAGTCCCGTTAGCAGTAGGCCGGCTGTTGCCGGCCGCATTGCCTAGAGGGTTCCGCGGAACAGGTCCAGGGTTCTCCCCCACGCCGTAGCGGTGGTCGCTTCGTCGTAGGTACCCAAAGGGTTCTCCTCATTGGCGAAGCCGTGGCCGGTTCCCTCATAGACGTGGAAGACCACGTCCTTACCCATCTCTCGGAGGTCGGCCTCAAGTTCGGCCACTGCCTCCGGGGGGAAGAAGTCGTCCGAGCCAGCGAAGTGGCCCTCCACCCGGGCGGTCAACCCCGACCAGTCGGGGCCGCCCGGGGCCCGCTCCAGGGGCGCCCCGTAGAACGGCGCCGCTGCGGCCACCCGGTCGCCCTCCCGGTCGGCAATGACCAGGGTGAGCATCCCGCCCATGCAGAACCCGACCACGCCGACGGCCTCCCCTGTGGTGGCGTCGTGGGCCAGTAGGTGATCAATGGCCCCCGACATGTCCCGGGCCGCCCGGTCGGGGGGCAGGGTGTTCATCAACTCCCCGGCCTTGTCCATCTCGGTGTGGCCGGCCAACTCGCCGTGGTAGAGGTCGGGGGCAAGGGCAACAAACCCCTCGACAGCTAGCTGGTCGCACACCCCCTTGATCTGCGGGGCCAGGCCCCACCACTCTTGGATCACCATCACACCCGGGCCGCCACCGTCGGGCACGGCCAGGTAACCCCTGGCCTGAGTCCCATTGACCGAGAACTCCACCATCTCTCCGCTCATCGTTCACCCCTCTGCTGGTGGCCGCCGTCGGACCCGCACCCTAGGGCGTTGGCGAAGGCAATCTCCCGCT includes the following:
- a CDS encoding ROK family protein translates to MGRAVIGIDVGGTKVRAVMVEVATNEVVDREVSSSSDDGPTLVDTLANLVVGLGDRTGREVAAVGLGVAGLAHRSGVVHYSPNLPGLGGFPIGPELQEALGVPVVVGNDATAGTFAEWRLGAGQDADNFAMVTLGTGIGTGFVVDGRLLRGASGFAGESGHMVVDVDGPAHRTGQRGPWEYFASGTALDRLGREAAASGEFPWGVAEAGAVDAVASQHVAAGAAEEEEDALRILDGFCREVGQGLANLVLVLDLELVVIGGGLCGIGEPLRAGVEHWLLELLLGSEYRPAVRVVLAELGAEAGALGAALIATEVL
- a CDS encoding metal ABC transporter permease — its product is MEFLTDPTTWWIEPFTTDGSMRNALLTALLAVVPTSVIGTWVVLRGMSFLGDALAHGVMPGIAVAFILGVDTHLGALVAALAMVVGINLVRSRSPLPEDTSIGILFVGFLALALVIMSGRGEDHLHHLSRFLFGSITEVDGDDLRRQAVVAVITVGGAFALHRPFLVMTFDESQARLLGLRPRLAHAALLALLAFSIVASFQAVGNLLVFAFLVGPPATATLLVRRVPVIMTTAVALGTFSAVVGLLIGHHHNTAAGATMALSAVVVFLLVLVATSARRAISGNRVGRPRPAEPSLSR
- a CDS encoding dienelactone hydrolase family protein, producing the protein MSGEMVEFSVNGTQARGYLAVPDGGGPGVMVIQEWWGLAPQIKGVCDQLAVEGFVALAPDLYHGELAGHTEMDKAGELMNTLPPDRAARDMSGAIDHLLAHDATTGEAVGVVGFCMGGMLTLVIADREGDRVAAAAPFYGAPLERAPGGPDWSGLTARVEGHFAGSDDFFPPEAVAELEADLREMGKDVVFHVYEGTGHGFANEENPLGTYDEATTATAWGRTLDLFRGTL